The following proteins are encoded in a genomic region of Lachnospiraceae bacterium KM106-2:
- a CDS encoding L-serine dehydratase, alpha subunit, producing the protein MNIATSGQELLEICKAENISLSEYAIRYEMEAKNCTREDLFAQMHKTLEVMREGATAGREKEVYSLSGLIGGDAYRLQQYHDKGTTLMGQGIVLAMAMAISSSEVNGSMGKIVACPTAGSCGILPAVILTTGKVLNKTDDELVQGLFASSAIGMIIGMNATFAGAEGGCQAECGSASAMAAGAVVELMGGTPEQSLDAAAIIFKNVLGLVCDPVAGLVEIPCAKRNVSGAINALCTADLVMAGVTSKIPFDDSVAAMYKVGCGLPEELRETALGGVAATPTGKALQEKVFGKKNN; encoded by the coding sequence ATGAATATTGCAACATCTGGACAAGAATTACTTGAAATTTGCAAAGCAGAGAATATCTCTCTTAGTGAATATGCAATTAGATATGAAATGGAAGCAAAAAATTGTACTCGTGAAGATCTTTTTGCTCAAATGCATAAAACTCTTGAAGTTATGAGAGAAGGTGCAACAGCAGGTCGTGAAAAAGAGGTTTATTCTCTTAGCGGTCTTATCGGTGGAGATGCTTACCGTCTTCAACAATACCATGACAAAGGAACTACTTTAATGGGACAAGGAATTGTATTAGCAATGGCTATGGCGATCTCTTCTTCTGAAGTAAATGGTTCAATGGGTAAAATCGTAGCCTGTCCAACAGCAGGTTCTTGCGGAATCTTACCAGCTGTTATCTTAACAACAGGTAAAGTTCTTAATAAGACTGATGATGAATTAGTTCAAGGTCTTTTCGCTTCTTCAGCGATTGGAATGATCATCGGAATGAATGCAACATTCGCTGGTGCAGAAGGTGGATGTCAAGCTGAATGTGGTTCTGCTTCTGCTATGGCTGCTGGTGCAGTTGTTGAATTAATGGGTGGTACTCCAGAACAAAGTTTAGATGCTGCCGCAATTATCTTCAAAAATGTATTAGGACTTGTATGTGATCCTGTAGCTGGTCTCGTTGAAATTCCTTGTGCAAAAAGAAATGTTTCAGGTGCAATCAACGCTCTTTGCACAGCCGATTTAGTTATGGCTGGTGTAACATCAAAGATTCCATTTGATGACTCTGTTGCTGCTATGTATAAAGTAGGCTGCGGCTTACCTGAAGAATTAAGAGAAACTGCTTTAGGTGGTGTTGCTGCAACTCCAACCGGTAAAGCACTTCAAGAAAAAGTATTTGGAAAAAAAAATAATTAA
- a CDS encoding Cof-type HAD-IIB family hydrolase, with the protein MKEDKVEKMNIKLIALDLDGTLLLEDHLTVSDENKKALFMAHKKGVEIVISSGRPIGGLKAVLDQIPFVNYAVTANGATVVDTRTKEVLFSKGIPYEVWSAFYSMLLEYKTKFRVYQNGSVYMEDDESQRSLLEDTLIKGGQMQVNIVHNLPEVLKDQEIEKINIIYTPNGKYEELRSKLEENPYLSVSSSIADNMELNWHETNKGTGLRHLCENLHISMEQVMAFGDADNDLEMVKEAGYSFAMGNANKKVKEYAKYETRSNIEHGVAVAVRKYIK; encoded by the coding sequence ATGAAAGAAGATAAGGTAGAAAAAATGAATATAAAATTGATTGCATTAGATTTAGATGGAACATTATTATTAGAAGATCATCTGACTGTATCAGATGAAAATAAGAAAGCACTTTTTATGGCTCATAAAAAAGGCGTGGAAATTGTAATCTCCAGTGGAAGACCAATAGGAGGATTAAAGGCTGTATTAGATCAAATCCCATTTGTTAATTATGCAGTAACTGCAAATGGAGCAACGGTTGTGGATACAAGAACAAAAGAAGTACTGTTTTCAAAAGGAATCCCATATGAAGTGTGGAGCGCATTTTATTCAATGTTACTAGAATATAAAACTAAATTCCGTGTTTATCAGAATGGAAGTGTCTATATGGAAGATGATGAGTCACAGCGTTCTTTATTAGAAGATACTTTGATCAAAGGTGGCCAGATGCAAGTAAATATCGTACATAATCTGCCTGAGGTATTAAAAGATCAAGAAATTGAGAAAATAAATATTATTTATACGCCAAATGGAAAGTATGAGGAGCTTCGAAGTAAATTAGAAGAGAATCCATATCTAAGTGTTTCGTCTAGTATTGCTGACAATATGGAACTGAATTGGCACGAGACGAATAAAGGGACAGGTTTACGACATTTGTGTGAGAATCTTCACATAAGCATGGAGCAGGTTATGGCATTCGGCGATGCAGACAATGATCTTGAGATGGTAAAAGAGGCGGGATATTCATTTGCAATGGGAAATGCGAATAAAAAGGTAAAAGAGTATGCTAAATATGAGACACGATCCAATATAGAACATGGAGTTGCAGTGGCGGTAAGAAAATACATTAAGTAG
- a CDS encoding metal transporter, ZIP family — MKTAIGILIPLVGTLLGSASVFFLRNKISKTTEKVLNGFASGVMIAASVWSLLLPAIEASRSYGRLAFVPSIIGITAGIAFLILVEKISKRWEDKMLLLAVTIHNIPEGMAVGVGFAGAISGNTTITMVGAFTLALGIGIQNIPEGAIISLPLKLQGRSKSRAFLIGTLSGIVEPIASILTILLTSYIVMILPYLLSFAAGAMLYVVTDELLLETADNKNSHIGAISFALGFMVMMSLDVALG, encoded by the coding sequence GTGAAGACAGCAATTGGAATTTTAATTCCCCTTGTTGGAACGCTTCTCGGATCTGCTAGTGTATTCTTTTTGAGAAATAAAATTAGCAAGACGACGGAGAAGGTGCTAAATGGTTTTGCATCAGGTGTTATGATCGCGGCATCGGTTTGGTCCTTGCTATTACCAGCAATAGAAGCAAGCCGTTCTTATGGACGGCTTGCTTTTGTTCCCTCTATTATCGGGATTACAGCGGGGATTGCTTTTTTGATCCTAGTAGAGAAGATCAGTAAACGCTGGGAAGATAAGATGCTTTTATTAGCCGTAACGATTCATAATATTCCAGAAGGAATGGCAGTAGGAGTGGGATTTGCAGGAGCAATATCAGGAAATACCACCATTACAATGGTTGGAGCATTTACATTGGCACTTGGAATAGGGATTCAGAATATACCAGAAGGCGCGATCATCTCGTTGCCACTGAAGTTACAGGGAAGAAGCAAGAGTAGAGCATTTCTTATTGGAACTTTATCAGGCATTGTAGAACCAATTGCTTCTATACTAACAATTTTATTGACTTCTTATATAGTAATGATATTACCATATCTGCTTTCTTTTGCGGCTGGAGCTATGCTCTATGTGGTTACAGATGAGTTATTGCTTGAGACGGCAGATAATAAAAACAGTCATATTGGTGCGATTTCATTTGCCTTAGGTTTCATGGTCATGATGTCTTTAGATGTTGCACTTGGGTAA
- a CDS encoding flagellar protein yields the protein MEVINCRCCGKLFQYQSGQPICPRCASVLEERFKLVKEYIYDHPEVGAAEVAKEFDMSVSTIYRWVREERLEFSQNSAFGLPCECCGEKIKIGRYCKKCKNELKNHFSDAYKKVEKKKKEKEINSPKMRFF from the coding sequence ATGGAAGTTATAAATTGTAGATGCTGTGGTAAGTTATTTCAATACCAGAGTGGACAGCCAATATGCCCACGTTGCGCCAGTGTTTTAGAAGAAAGATTTAAATTAGTAAAGGAATACATATACGATCACCCAGAGGTAGGGGCCGCTGAGGTTGCGAAAGAATTTGATATGAGCGTATCCACGATTTATCGTTGGGTTCGAGAAGAACGATTGGAATTTTCACAGAATTCTGCATTTGGATTACCATGTGAATGTTGTGGAGAAAAAATAAAGATCGGTCGTTATTGTAAGAAATGCAAAAATGAATTAAAAAATCATTTTTCAGATGCTTATAAAAAGGTAGAGAAAAAGAAGAAAGAAAAAGAAATCAATAGTCCTAAGATGCGATTTTTTTAG
- a CDS encoding pentapeptide repeat family protein has product MLEDKMREALVEELPIQNMKFENETIIGFDGTKIEFDHVTFVKCRFVECDFSKGSFLNVNLLNCDFSNCIFYSSYWKKVTVDGCKADGAKFSQSTWKDIKFQQSSFHYVNCSNVLWEQAKIMECDFKEAFLSEMKWKKITLSKVNFTSVDFFQTALKGIDFSDCITDNIMVSDTYKELAGVKMNMFQAAEISKMLGIQIV; this is encoded by the coding sequence ATGCTAGAAGATAAGATGAGGGAAGCTTTAGTAGAGGAGCTTCCTATTCAAAACATGAAATTCGAAAATGAGACAATAATAGGTTTTGATGGAACTAAAATTGAATTTGATCATGTTACCTTCGTTAAGTGTCGATTTGTTGAATGTGATTTTAGTAAAGGATCCTTTTTAAATGTGAATTTGCTAAACTGTGATTTCTCTAATTGCATTTTCTATAGTAGCTATTGGAAGAAGGTTACGGTAGATGGATGCAAAGCGGATGGCGCAAAGTTTAGTCAGTCTACATGGAAGGATATCAAATTCCAACAGAGCAGTTTTCATTATGTGAACTGTAGTAATGTATTATGGGAACAGGCCAAGATTATGGAGTGTGATTTTAAAGAGGCTTTCTTATCAGAAATGAAATGGAAGAAGATCACGTTATCAAAAGTTAATTTTACGAGTGTAGATTTCTTTCAAACTGCATTAAAAGGAATTGATTTCTCTGATTGTATTACAGATAACATTATGGTTTCCGATACGTATAAGGAATTAGCCGGCGTTAAAATGAATATGTTTCAGGCAGCTGAGATTTCAAAAATGTTAGGAATCCAGATTGTATAA
- a CDS encoding perfringolysin O regulator protein PfoR: MDILLGTGLLLVVLALFSLFSYKAPNGMKAMGALANAACASFLVEAFHDAFFGGVLGIEFLQGVGAANGSLGGVAAGILVPLALGVSPVYAVLTGLSVASFGILPGFIAGYLISYVVKFLEKKVPAGLDLIVIIIVAAPLSRGIATLCQPVVDNTLLTIGDVLIKTATASPIVMGIILGGILTVVATAPLSSMALTAMMGLTGIPMAIGALAVFGSSFMNFVFFHKMKFGSKKDTIAVAIEPLTQADIISANPIPVYVTNFIGGAMSGIIVALMGLVNGTPGTATPIAGFAVMFAYNSPAQVLMAAGGCILVSVIAGYLGYMIFKNKKIMTAAEIRGTVED; the protein is encoded by the coding sequence ATGGATATCTTATTAGGAACAGGTCTATTATTAGTTGTTTTAGCGTTATTTTCATTATTTAGTTACAAAGCACCAAATGGTATGAAAGCTATGGGTGCCCTTGCAAATGCTGCTTGTGCCAGCTTTTTAGTTGAAGCATTTCACGATGCTTTCTTCGGTGGCGTATTAGGAATCGAATTCTTACAAGGTGTTGGTGCTGCTAATGGTAGTCTTGGTGGCGTTGCTGCTGGTATCTTAGTACCACTTGCACTTGGTGTTTCTCCAGTTTACGCTGTATTAACTGGTCTTTCTGTAGCAAGCTTTGGTATCTTACCAGGTTTCATTGCTGGTTACCTTATCTCTTATGTAGTTAAATTCCTTGAGAAAAAAGTACCTGCTGGTTTAGACTTAATCGTAATCATCATTGTAGCTGCTCCACTTTCTCGTGGTATTGCAACTCTTTGCCAACCAGTTGTTGATAACACTTTATTAACTATCGGTGATGTATTAATTAAAACTGCTACTGCAAGCCCAATCGTAATGGGTATTATCCTTGGTGGTATCTTAACAGTAGTTGCTACTGCTCCACTTAGCTCAATGGCTCTTACTGCTATGATGGGATTAACAGGTATCCCAATGGCAATCGGTGCTTTAGCTGTATTCGGTTCTTCTTTCATGAACTTCGTATTCTTCCACAAAATGAAATTCGGTTCTAAGAAAGACACTATCGCTGTTGCAATCGAACCATTAACTCAAGCAGATATTATCAGTGCTAACCCAATTCCGGTATATGTAACTAACTTTATCGGTGGTGCAATGAGTGGTATTATCGTAGCTCTTATGGGACTTGTAAATGGAACTCCTGGTACTGCAACTCCAATCGCTGGATTCGCCGTAATGTTCGCTTACAACTCTCCAGCTCAAGTATTAATGGCTGCTGGCGGATGTATCCTAGTAAGTGTTATCGCTGGTTACCTTGGCTACATGATCTTCAAAAACAAAAAGATCATGACAGCTGCTGAAATCAGAGGAACTGTAGAAGATTAA
- a CDS encoding ABC transporter, ATP-binding protein, whose protein sequence is MIKVNKLSYSVPGKDLYNKISFTLEDGQHCAFIGTSGTGKSTLVDIIMHPEDHLFDGKIEIDENCRIGYVSQFSQVDKAKEISVFDYIAEEFVRLQNKITDICNEMGTASDLDALMEQYQEALDAFNAIDGDNFESNILKKLSVADLDKHKDLMISKLSGGEFKLVQVIKEMLTAPTLMIMDESDVFLDFDNLNSLMNLINSHKGTLLVITHNRYLLNHCFDKILHLENTEIQEFDGRYIDYNFNLLQTKMELQELAAADDAEIERNRQLVEKLREEATIYTCASRGRALHARVSLLERLEARRIKAPFVEIKEPKINLRTENEIEETTALKVENYTVSFDQLLLENVNFEIKSNEKVALIGANGTGKTTLLREIYANNNDAITINPDIHPAFLSQLQTDMLDESNTILNEFLDAGFETTSEVEAYIANYGFDDEMINQKISNLSGGEKNILQLAKVSASNANMLLLDEPTSHLDTYSQIALEKAIANYNGAVLMVSHDFYTIVNCVDYVLLVENKTIRKMSIRKFRQMIYAKHFDKDYLQIEQKKKEVETKITQALKSTDFELAKSLSGQLEELNKKL, encoded by the coding sequence ATGATAAAAGTGAATAAGCTATCCTATTCCGTACCAGGAAAGGATCTCTATAATAAAATTTCATTTACATTAGAAGATGGCCAGCATTGTGCTTTCATCGGTACAAGTGGTACTGGAAAAAGCACCTTGGTTGATATCATCATGCATCCAGAAGATCATCTCTTTGACGGTAAGATCGAAATCGATGAGAATTGCAGAATCGGATATGTAAGCCAGTTCTCTCAGGTGGATAAAGCAAAAGAAATCAGCGTATTTGATTATATCGCAGAAGAATTTGTAAGACTTCAAAATAAGATTACAGATATCTGTAATGAAATGGGAACTGCTTCTGACTTAGATGCTCTAATGGAGCAATATCAAGAAGCCTTAGATGCATTTAATGCAATCGATGGCGATAATTTTGAAAGTAATATTTTAAAGAAATTAAGCGTAGCCGATCTCGATAAACATAAGGATTTAATGATCTCTAAACTTAGCGGTGGAGAATTTAAGTTAGTACAAGTGATCAAAGAGATGCTGACTGCTCCAACATTAATGATCATGGATGAGTCGGATGTATTCCTTGATTTTGATAACTTAAATTCCTTAATGAATCTGATCAATTCACACAAAGGTACTTTACTTGTTATCACTCATAATCGTTACCTTCTAAACCATTGCTTCGATAAGATCCTTCACCTTGAAAATACAGAAATCCAAGAATTTGATGGAAGATATATCGATTACAACTTCAATCTTCTTCAGACTAAGATGGAACTTCAGGAATTAGCAGCCGCTGATGACGCAGAAATCGAACGAAATCGACAGCTTGTAGAAAAGCTTCGTGAAGAGGCTACCATCTACACTTGTGCTTCCAGAGGCCGCGCTCTTCATGCCCGTGTATCTCTTTTAGAACGATTAGAAGCAAGAAGGATCAAAGCTCCATTTGTAGAGATCAAAGAGCCAAAGATCAATCTTAGAACCGAAAATGAAATCGAAGAAACAACGGCTCTGAAAGTAGAGAATTATACCGTTTCCTTTGATCAGCTTCTTTTAGAAAATGTAAACTTTGAGATTAAATCGAATGAAAAAGTTGCCCTGATCGGTGCAAATGGTACTGGTAAGACAACCTTATTAAGAGAAATCTATGCAAATAATAATGATGCGATCACAATCAATCCAGACATTCATCCTGCTTTCTTATCTCAATTGCAAACCGATATGTTAGATGAATCGAATACGATCTTAAACGAATTCTTAGATGCAGGTTTTGAGACAACAAGCGAAGTCGAAGCTTATATTGCCAACTACGGATTTGATGATGAGATGATCAACCAGAAAATCTCCAACTTATCTGGTGGTGAAAAGAATATCCTACAATTAGCAAAAGTCTCTGCAAGTAATGCGAATATGTTACTCTTAGATGAGCCTACCAGCCATTTAGATACGTATTCTCAAATTGCCTTAGAGAAAGCCATTGCAAACTATAATGGTGCTGTTCTTATGGTATCCCATGATTTCTATACGATCGTAAACTGTGTAGATTATGTACTTCTCGTAGAAAATAAGACGATCCGTAAGATGAGCATTCGTAAATTCAGACAGATGATCTATGCAAAACATTTTGATAAAGATTATCTCCAAATCGAGCAGAAGAAAAAAGAAGTAGAAACGAAGATTACTCAGGCGTTAAAATCGACTGATTTTGAACTCGCAAAATCTTTATCCGGACAATTAGAAGAATTAAATAAAAAACTTTAA
- a CDS encoding L-serine dehydratase, beta subunit, producing the protein MANIGVFDVLGPIMIGPSSSHTAGAARLGKIAKTIVNRPMKEVSFLLHGSFRETYKGHGTDRALVAGILGMAPDDAKLRDSISIAEAEGITLHFVPTDLGQVHPNTVKFLITDCDDQKWEVLGSSIGGGLVEINEINGNKVKITGEYPTVITCHDDIPGTVSKISTLFYQNDINIARMTLVRSQKGKDATMTFEVDSSITEDMIKDIETVDGVNRVIVINSLGGN; encoded by the coding sequence ATGGCAAATATAGGAGTTTTTGATGTTTTAGGACCGATCATGATTGGACCATCTTCTTCACATACAGCTGGCGCAGCCAGACTTGGTAAAATCGCTAAAACGATTGTAAACAGACCTATGAAAGAGGTAAGTTTCCTTCTTCACGGATCTTTTAGAGAAACTTACAAAGGACATGGAACGGATCGTGCACTCGTAGCTGGTATTCTTGGAATGGCACCAGACGATGCAAAACTTAGAGATTCAATCTCTATCGCAGAAGCTGAGGGAATCACGCTTCACTTTGTACCAACTGATTTAGGTCAGGTACATCCAAACACTGTTAAATTCTTAATTACTGATTGTGATGATCAAAAATGGGAAGTACTTGGTTCTTCCATCGGTGGCGGCTTAGTTGAGATCAACGAGATCAACGGAAACAAAGTTAAAATCACTGGTGAGTATCCAACTGTTATTACATGTCATGATGACATCCCAGGAACTGTATCAAAAATATCTACATTATTCTATCAAAACGACATCAATATCGCACGTATGACACTTGTAAGAAGTCAAAAAGGTAAAGATGCCACAATGACATTCGAGGTTGACAGCTCTATTACAGAAGACATGATCAAAGACATCGAAACTGTAGATGGCGTAAACCGCGTAATTGTTATTAATTCATTAGGAGGTAACTAA